The stretch of DNA GATAGCCTTTATATTGCACTCTCGCAACTGCACATCTTATATGCGCTTATCCAAATCACGTCGCAGGAAATCAATATGACTTTCCCTTGCGGCCAAAAAACGCTAGATACGCGCAGATAATCAGATGCTCGCCCTTTGCGGCATCGCCAGGAATAAAGGAATCGCAATTTGTCCTCTACTTTCGACAAAGTCGCCGACATCATCGCCGAAACCAGTGAAATCGACCGTGATACGATCACGCCAGAAAGCCACACTATTGATGATCTGGGTATCGATAGCCTTGATTTCCTCGACATCGTTTTCGCGATCGATAAAGCTTTCGGCATCAAGATTCCGCTGGAACAGTGGACGCAGGAAGTCAACGAAGGCAAGGTTCCGACGGAAGAATATTTCGTTTTGAAAAACCTCTGCGCCAAGATCGACGAACTGGTCGCAGCCAAGAAGGCC from Brucella sp. BE17 encodes:
- a CDS encoding acyl carrier protein is translated as MSSTFDKVADIIAETSEIDRDTITPESHTIDDLGIDSLDFLDIVFAIDKAFGIKIPLEQWTQEVNEGKVPTEEYFVLKNLCAKIDELVAAKKA